A stretch of DNA from SAR202 cluster bacterium:
TCAGCCAGTTCCTCAAGCCTGATGACATCCTTGTCTGGGACGGCGGCGACTTTGGACACTTTGGCCGCGCCTATCACCCCGCCCGCAAACCCCTGAGCTGGTTCTATTTCGCCCAGTTCGGCACCCTGGGCAACGGCCTGCCCACCGCCATCGCCGCCAAGGTCGCCCACCCCGACCGCCGCGTCGTCCTCATGGCCGGCGACGGCGGCTTCGGCTTCACGGCGATGGAGTACGACACCGCCGTCCGCCACAACCTCCCCGTCGTCGGCGTCCTAGGCAACGACGCCTGCTGGGGCATCGACTACCACATCCAGGTCCAGATCTATGGCCGCGCCGTCGCCACCAACCTCCTCCAGACCCGCTACGACAAGGTCATCGACGGCCTTGGCGGCCTGGGCCTCCACGTCCAGCGCCCCGAGCAGCTAGCCCCCGCCCTCAAAAAAGCCTTCGCCTCCAACAAGCCATCCCTGGTCAACGTGGAAATCATCAACGGAATCAGCCCCCGCGCCGAAGCCGCCATCTCCCGATGGAAGGAACGCAAAGGCCACGATGTTTAGCCTTTCGGCTAGACTCACCTCCTTTCTGTTCTTTTACCCCTTGATCATCTGGTAGCGATTGAGGTTTGAGATGGAAAATGGGGCTGATGGATTCCAAGCTAATTCCTTCTCCCTTGATGGGAGAAGGTGCAGAGCCTGTCCTGAGTATGCCGAAGGAATGAGGGTGAAACACTGGAAGTACAATGCTGTGTCAGAGCCACCTGCCATTAGAGTTTCATAGTACTAGCCATCTTGCGGGAGCAGTGGAAATCTTCATGTCACGCCAAGCCTTCAAAGAAGCCTCCCAATTCTTCGTCGATACCGTCGCCCGTATCCCCGCTGGCCGCTGGGACTCCCCCGCCCTCGGCGTCTGGACCGTCCGTGAGCTCGTCGGCCACACCAATCGCGCCCTTCTCACCCTTGAAGACTACTCCGCCCATCCCTCCTCCACCCTGGACATCCAAAGCGCCGCCGAGTATTACATCAAGGCATCTAAGCACGCCGACCATGCCGATATCGCTGAACGAGGCCGCGAGGCCGGCAAAGCCCTCGGCCCCGACCCCCTCAATACCGTCCGCGGCACCCAATCCCGCGTCCTCGCCCTTGTGGCCCGCCTAGACCCGGCCCAGCCCATTGCCTCCCGCTTCGGCGGCATCCGCGCCGACCACTTCATTGAGACCCGCGTCTTCGAGCTTGTCATTCACACTCTTGATATCGCCCAGTCCTTAAATCTGAAGGTCAATCCTCCAAAGTCCGCCCTGGCCCTGACCCTCAGAATCGCCTCCGACATCGCCGCCGCCACCGGCAAAGGCGTGGATCTGGCCCTTGCCCTCACAGGCCGCCGCCCTCTCCCCAAGGGCTTCTCAGTGCTACAATAACCCCCGCCGCGCTCACTGTTTCGTCATTCCGGCGGAGGCCGGAATCCAGTCCCTTCTCCATGGGTAAGGTAAAAGGGGGTCTCCCATGCGTTTCTGCCGCTTCAAAGCCGCCGAAAAAACCGCCTACGGCATCATCGAAGGCCCCGAGGTCATCGAGCTCCGAGGCTCCCCCTTCGAGCGCTACGACCGCACCGCCGTCCGCCGGCCCCTGGACCGCGTCAAACTCCTTGTCCCCTGCGTCCCCCGCATGGTCTACACCCCTGGCATCAACTACGCCACCCACGCTCAAGACGTCGCCAAAAGGCAGGGCACAGAGTTCATCCCGCCGCCTCAGCCCGTGGTCGACCACCGCTCCCCCAGCGCCCTCCTCGCCCATAACGACCCCATTGTCATTCCCAAAGACTCCTCCGGCGAGGTCCACTTTGAGGGCGAGGTGGTGGTTGTCATCGGCAAGCAGGCGCGAAAGGTCCCCGAGGACAAGGCGCAGGAGCACATCCTTGGCTACACCATCGGCAACGACCTCACCGACCGCGCCTGGCACCGCGCCGACGGCACCAACTGGCGCTCCAAAAACGCCGACACCTTCAAGCCCGTCGGCCCCTGGATAGACACTTCCGTCAACCTCAACCTGGCTTACACCGCCGTCTCCCTCAACGGCAAAAAAGTCTCTGAGTTCACCACCAACGCCATGCTCTTCAGCCCCGCCCGCGTCGTCAGCCACATCAGCCGGTACGTCACCCTCTATCCAGGCGACCTCATATTTATGGGCACCGACGGCCATACCGAGCCCATCAAACCCGGCGACACCATAGAAATCGAAATCCGAGGCCTGGGCTCCCTCCGCAACCCCGTCACCGCTGAGCAATAGACGGCACATAAGCGCTGACCTGCAACTCTCTCCTGTCATTGCTGAGCGAACTCCCGATGTACTCGTCGGGACGCAGTCGAAGTGTCTATGCCCACAACCAGCCTCCCGCCTGGCCCCTCCCATCAGGTCCTCCCCCTTTTCCTCGTGAGGAAAAGGGGGAGTTAGAGGGGGAATTGGTGCATTATTTATTCTTCCCCTTCTTCCAGCAGGAAGAAGGGGCCAGGGGATGATGGTATCCCGCAAGTTGAAACTTTCGCGTCTAGATATTAACCTTTGAGCGCGTCCTCCCTATTTGAACCAAGGAGCCCGCCCATGAAAATCAAAGCCGCCGTCCTCTATAAAGTCAAAACCCCCCTCGTCGTCGAAGAGGTAGACCTGGACGACCCCAAACCGGGCGAGGTCCTGGTTAAAGTCGGCGCCGCCGGCATCTGCCGCAGCGACTGGCACTTCATGGTCGGCGAGGCGCCTATGCCCACCCCTGTCATCCTCGGCCACGAAGGCGCCGGCGTCGTCGAGCGCACCGGCAAGGGCGTCACGCGCGTCAAGCCCGGCGACCGCGTCATCCTCTCCTTCGTCTCCCCCTGCGGCCAGTGCCCCTTCTGCGCCACAGGCCGGCCCAACCTCTGCGACGTCCACGTCGCCACCTTCGGCAACATGATGGACGGCACCAAGCGCCACCACAAGAACGGCAAAGACATTGTCCCCTCCTCCAAACTCGCCTGCTTCGCCTCCCACTCCGTAGTCCCCGAGGTCGCCTGCGTCCCCTGCCCTAACGACCTTCCCCTGGGCATCGCCGCCGTCATCGGCTGCTGCGTCACCACCGGCGTCGGCGCGGCCATTAACACCGCCAGGGTGGAACCCGGCAGCACCGTAGCCGTCGTCGGCTGCGGCGGCGTCGGCCTCAACGTCATCATGGGCGCGCGGCTGTCCAACGCCCTCAAAATCATTGCCGTCGACATCAATGACGCGTCCCTGGAGTTCGCCACCCGATTCGGCGCCACCCACACCGTCAACCCCAAACACGGCGACGCCGTCGCCATGGTCAAAAAGCTCACCGGCGGCCTCGGCGCCGACTACACCTTCGAGGTCTACGGCGGCGCTGAGACCTGCGAGCTGGCCTTCAACATGGCGCGAAAAGGCGGCACCGCCACCATCGTCGGCATCGCCCCCACCGGCGACATGCCCCACATCGACGCCACCGCCATCGTCCGACAGGAAAAGACTATGAAAGGCAGCTACTACGGCTCCGCCCGCATGTACACCGACATGCCGAGAATGGTGGAACTCTACCGCTCCGGCAAGCTGGACCTGGACGCCCTGATCACCCGCCACTACAAACTGGACGACATCAACAAAGCCTATCAAGACCTGAACAACGGCGCCGTAGGCCGCGGCATCATCGACCAGTTCTAGCCTACACAGCGCATCTTTCTACCTACCACCTCAAAAAGCAATGGAAGGCGATGGCTCTCGGTGTACCCCTCTCAGGTCCTCCCCCTTCGGCCTGCAAGGCGAAGGGGGAGTTAGAGGGGGTTGTGGTAGTTTATTTTCTCTTCCCCTTCCAGCAGGAAGGGGATAAAGGGGATGGTATCTCGACTAAAACCAACGTTCGCCTGATAGGCAATGGTAGCCATGATATTCCCACGTAACAACCCTGCCCTTTAGTACCAAATCACTCCCTTCGACACCCACAGATAGAAAAGGGCAGGCCGAAGGCTTATACTATTATCATCAAAATTGACAGGACCTTATGTTAAAAACCTTATCCAGCAGCTTTGGCAAGATCTTCGCGCCTAGAAAATCTAAGACGCAGAAAGGCCAGACCCCATCTAAGAAACCCGGCAAGACCGGCAACCGAGTAGCCATCTTTATAGATGGCAGTAACCTCTACCACGCCCTGGACGAAAATTGCGGGCGTATGGACCTGGATTTCAGCGCCTTCATCAAAAAGCTCTGCGGCAACCGTGAGCTATACAGGGCCTACTATTACAACATCCTCCAGGACTCGGACCGGCGCGGCCACGCCTATCAGGAACAGCAGAAGTTCCTGAACACCCTCTATCAGATACCCTACCTGGAAGTCCGCCTGGGCACCTCCAAGTTCCGGGGCGACGTGCTGGTCGAAAAAGGCGTCGACATCATGATGGCCACCGACATCCTCCAGTACGCCTGGCGCGACCTCTACGACGTGGTCATCCTGGTCAGCGGCGATGGCGACTTCGCCTACGCTATCCAGGCCGTCAAAAACTTCGGCAAGCACGTGGAGATCGCCGCCTTCCGCAGCAACCTCTCCCACGAGCTAGCCCAGAACGCCGACTATGTCTTTAACTTCGACCGCAACTATTTCTACGAGCTGTGGGTCGGCGGACACCGCCGCCGCTACCGCGACCAGGACCGCCAGCCCAATCACGAGGAAGTCGGCCATGCCGGCTGGCGTAAGCGCCGCTACCGCAACCCCCCAGCACCGCAACGGCGGTGAGGAGCATAGCCCCGGCCCCAACCGGCCCGCCCCCAACCCCCACTCCTCCTCCTGCTAAAGCCGTCGCTGCCTAACACTCGCCATGCCTAAGGCCACCATCAACGGCGTAGGCATCCACTACGAGGTCACAGGCCGGGGTATGCCCCTGGTCTTCTGCCACGAGTTCGCCGGCGACTACCGAAGCTGGGAGCTACAGGTCCGCTCCTTCTCCCGTCGATACCAGGTCGTCACCTGGAACTCCCGCGGCTACCCGCCCACCGACGTCCCTAAAGACGTTGCCGCCTACTCCCAGGAAAACACCGTAGAAGACCTTCGTGGCCTTTTGGAGCATCTGAACATCCGTAAGGCCTATATCGCCGGCCTCTCCATGGGCGGCAGCGTCACTCTAAACTTTGGCTTCGCCCACCCCCAAATGGCCCTCGGCCTCGTCGTCGCGGGCGCGGGCACCGGCTCCGCCGACCCCAAGGCCTACCGCCCCGAGGTCACCGCCACCGCCCAGCGCTTCCAGGACATCGGCATGAAAGCCGCCGCCGAAGAGTACGCCCGCACCCCAACCCGCCTGCAATTCCTCCGTAAAGACCCCCGCGGCTGGAACGAGTTCAAGGACGCCCTGGCCGCCCACTCCGTCCTCGGCGCTTCTAATACCCTTCGAGGCGTCCAGGGCAAACGCCCCAGCCTCTTCGACCAGGCCTCGCAAATGCGCGACCTCCGCATCCCCACCCTCATCCTCTGCGGCGATGAGGACGAGCCCTGCGTGGACCCCTCCATCTTCATGAAACGAAACATCCACAGCGCTGGCCTCGTCTTCTTCCCCCAGACCGGCCACACCCTCAACCTTGAAGAGCCAGACCTCTTCAACCGCACCGTCCAGGACTTCCTCACCGCCGTGGAAAACGGCTCATGGGCATCTAAGTAGACCCACCTACGACATAATTGTCATTCCGGGCGGAGTCCCGATGAGTACATCGGGACGCAGTCGAGGAATCTGGCCGCTCTAAAGCATTGCTTCCAACATTTATCTACTACGCTTCCCCAGAAATGTAGGGGCGAGGTCTCCTCGCCCTTTCCCCTCGTCCTCTCCCGTCCTGGCCCTCCCCCTACCCCACCAGCCCCTCTACCGCCTCCACCACCTCCCCCAGTCCTCCCACCGTCGCGTCCGGTTTCGGCTGCCCCTCCTCCATCTCCTGCGCCCTCTTCCCGTTTGGCACCCACACTACCCGCATCCCCGCCAGCTTCGCCGCCGCCACGTCGTTCCGAGGGTCATCCCCCACGTGCACCGCGCACTCCGGCGACACGCCTAACGCCTTCATCGCCGACTGATATATCTTCGTGTTCGGCTTAGCAAGCCTCGCCTCATCAGAAAACACCAGCGTATCGAAATACCCCAAAACCCCCATCTGTCCCAGATACTCCCGCATC
This window harbors:
- a CDS encoding maleylpyruvate isomerase family protein, with protein sequence MLCQSHLPLEFHSTSHLAGAVEIFMSRQAFKEASQFFVDTVARIPAGRWDSPALGVWTVRELVGHTNRALLTLEDYSAHPSSTLDIQSAAEYYIKASKHADHADIAERGREAGKALGPDPLNTVRGTQSRVLALVARLDPAQPIASRFGGIRADHFIETRVFELVIHTLDIAQSLNLKVNPPKSALALTLRIASDIAAATGKGVDLALALTGRRPLPKGFSVLQ
- a CDS encoding fumarylacetoacetate hydrolase family protein; translation: MRFCRFKAAEKTAYGIIEGPEVIELRGSPFERYDRTAVRRPLDRVKLLVPCVPRMVYTPGINYATHAQDVAKRQGTEFIPPPQPVVDHRSPSALLAHNDPIVIPKDSSGEVHFEGEVVVVIGKQARKVPEDKAQEHILGYTIGNDLTDRAWHRADGTNWRSKNADTFKPVGPWIDTSVNLNLAYTAVSLNGKKVSEFTTNAMLFSPARVVSHISRYVTLYPGDLIFMGTDGHTEPIKPGDTIEIEIRGLGSLRNPVTAEQ
- a CDS encoding Zn-dependent alcohol dehydrogenase, yielding MKIKAAVLYKVKTPLVVEEVDLDDPKPGEVLVKVGAAGICRSDWHFMVGEAPMPTPVILGHEGAGVVERTGKGVTRVKPGDRVILSFVSPCGQCPFCATGRPNLCDVHVATFGNMMDGTKRHHKNGKDIVPSSKLACFASHSVVPEVACVPCPNDLPLGIAAVIGCCVTTGVGAAINTARVEPGSTVAVVGCGGVGLNVIMGARLSNALKIIAVDINDASLEFATRFGATHTVNPKHGDAVAMVKKLTGGLGADYTFEVYGGAETCELAFNMARKGGTATIVGIAPTGDMPHIDATAIVRQEKTMKGSYYGSARMYTDMPRMVELYRSGKLDLDALITRHYKLDDINKAYQDLNNGAVGRGIIDQF
- a CDS encoding NYN domain-containing protein, with the translated sequence MLKTLSSSFGKIFAPRKSKTQKGQTPSKKPGKTGNRVAIFIDGSNLYHALDENCGRMDLDFSAFIKKLCGNRELYRAYYYNILQDSDRRGHAYQEQQKFLNTLYQIPYLEVRLGTSKFRGDVLVEKGVDIMMATDILQYAWRDLYDVVILVSGDGDFAYAIQAVKNFGKHVEIAAFRSNLSHELAQNADYVFNFDRNYFYELWVGGHRRRYRDQDRQPNHEEVGHAGWRKRRYRNPPAPQRR
- a CDS encoding alpha/beta hydrolase, producing MPKATINGVGIHYEVTGRGMPLVFCHEFAGDYRSWELQVRSFSRRYQVVTWNSRGYPPTDVPKDVAAYSQENTVEDLRGLLEHLNIRKAYIAGLSMGGSVTLNFGFAHPQMALGLVVAGAGTGSADPKAYRPEVTATAQRFQDIGMKAAAEEYARTPTRLQFLRKDPRGWNEFKDALAAHSVLGASNTLRGVQGKRPSLFDQASQMRDLRIPTLILCGDEDEPCVDPSIFMKRNIHSAGLVFFPQTGHTLNLEEPDLFNRTVQDFLTAVENGSWASK